In Panicum virgatum strain AP13 chromosome 5K, P.virgatum_v5, whole genome shotgun sequence, the genomic window aagtcgtggaggcacgggcgtcggtctcgggactgacggaggcgacgggcgtcgacggcgtctagggcctcgctgcgggcgaggaggtgacgggcgtcgggcggcgtctagggccgtcagaaggccgaggcgggaacggcgtctagggccacggcgtggaggcgggaatcttcccgcgcgtgaagttttggcggttttctcaaaaccggccacctacccgggtttcgcggaccctccaaaaccgcggactggatcttcatcaagacggcggcatcgcggagaagacttcgtttcgaagaaagaacctcggccgtcggatgagatcatgtacagggggtgctgcaggccaaccggtctgaccggtctaaccaaccggtctaaccaaccggtctgaccggtcccgcaggtataaataccccttcacttgtgttaggttaattgcgacttttgtattgtgtccgtgaattgttctgttctttaggccgccgcccctgcgtctccctccctctgttcctctctttagagtagatttggttgatggatttgtgagaccTTGTGTGAATTTGATTGgaaaaggaggccctaacctcctagtgccctctgggcttttttGAATTAATcccatctcctcgttttgtgcccttgtgtgatggatttcgatttcgtttttggtgcacttgattgcgaggaggctacgggttctttgctgtgattcccgtgcttctaactctgtcctaaaccctctggaatcactggctcgttcgaattcgatttcttgagttcttgagaaaacctcaatcccttttgatctctcccataattctcaagatttttttatctttaggacgagatcttttggggatatgttcacggggtaggggcgaagcaattcctcaagtttcatcgattttcgtggtcgtttggtcgagattcaccATTTGAATCAAagtttttcggggttttctgggtgccaccggtcagaccggtaggcaagaccggtcagaccggtctgctggATTTTGAACAGactcgaccggtcggaccggtcctgtgcaccggtcagaccggtcccggCAGATCAGTGCTGCAGGTTTtccaattcgcttccgatttgcctcgtggtttcgctcgctcgttcgaggtctTTTgagttggtttagcttttcaataactactccaaactttggtcagaacgcttgagggcttcggcgattttgggacataggccgacggttcgaatttcgaagaaattttgatcggctcccattcacctccccctctggtcgccggtttcggtccTTCACCACGTCCTTCACAATCCAAAGCACGCACACACAGAAATAAAAGCACTATCAGCCAAGAATTGAAAGCGGTGCTCCGTCTCGTCCAAATAAACAAAGATCCAAGACCATGGTTAACGTTAGCCAAGTAAGGACTCGAAAAGGAGGCCAAGCTTGTTTTCACACAATCACACACTCGTTGGGGTTGGTAAGTTTACAttgacactttttttttttggtgtaaTGAAAGACCAAAAGCGTGCATGATGCAGTTTTAAACAGAAACAAGAATGAAACAAAAACTGCAAGTCATTGGACAATCCATCctgtttttctttctatttcttcctTGAAAACCCTAACAGTCCAACTGGTGGTATGGCACACCATTTGGCTCTTTCTAGCCGTCGGTGGATAAATGGCGTCCATAATACAGTAGCCCCCATTTCAATCATGCTGGATTCAAATGCAGGAGCAACCATTCCTGGATACAATATGGCAACAATCAGGACCCGGTCAAAATTTGCCCTTTTGGTGCTCCCACGGCCGTGATGCTGATGCTGATGTTGCTGATGTAGGGATTAGCGCTGAAGCCAGATGCTTTTTTCAAGCAAGCGACGTGGAATTTAAAattgcgtgcgtgcgtgtgccCCCAAAACCGTTGAACGAGCTCCGTGGTTTTCTCATTGCTTTTCCGGAAAGCTGATTGGCAAAACCACACACGGTCGAGCTGTGTCAATTCCAGCGGCTACGGTTTCCTGCATTTCTGGCGCCTACGCAGCGTAAGCAAAACCGGATTCATTGCCAACAAAGCAAGATCCCAAATTGTCATCCaacaatcttactattactataATTGGAGGCTACTTTTAGCCTTCATGTGAAGCCATATAGCATATTAGGTGGACACTCTGCAAAATAGAGAAATCACATAAATTCTcgtaaaaatcagaaacatccggtcATCAATCCGACAACTCTTCTAACTATAACAGCCATTTGGATCTGTTatttttcctaataaattactcatctttgtcattatgaaaatagactagtAACCCTCTAAACATATATccaaattacccacctctgctattataaaaaaaatctaaagtaattcactaatcttcatgtaaatttcccacatatgtcattataaaaataatacaagtaatcctctaaatttgcatataaattatccaattatttCATCATTAAAAGTTTAAGTAACACTTAAATCTGAATATGAATtctataattataataaaatattaaagtgcaccaatataaaattttagattactatttctatccttattaatatattatttacgTTATTATTTATACAAAATACTACTCAtgatatgtgtcaccatgtattcatgtatgatggaagagataagaataccaactCACAAAtaaatggttcaattaaataaaatatattggaactagataatgataagaataccaattcattATTAATGGTTCAAACATACATATACGGAGGTGTGgtacaaaataaaatctattgcaactagataatgataaatatgtatttaagagtatgtgttagaataatagatgaaagaggacgtgagatagataattataattataattACTGAATACATGGAGTTTAAGTCTTATTTGTATATTAATTCTAAGCACAAATTGATAGGTTATAGTCGTTTTAATCAGGTTTAGTACCTCTTAATAGGACATCGGAAATCTCGCGAAAACCAAAACAATCGTCGTGCACATAGTTTTGCATACCTTAAGAGTCTCACTTTTTTCGTCGCTACTGCTAACTCCAGTTTAAGCAAGGATCCCAAATGGCACACAGAAACAAGCAAGCAAACAAACAAAGCAAAATACTCGAGATGTGGCTTTCCGACGAATGATCCGCGTATCCGACGACCTCGGTATCATAGTCCCTTCGCAGATCATGAGGTGTGTAATCAAATGGCCGGTGAGCGGAGGCCGTCATGGTGGGGGCGTTACGTTCTTAATCCTCGGGATGGCTGGGCTGGCTGGCATCTGAAAAGGGACGCGCCATTCTTTTATCGGCGTTCAGATTTGGGGGTGCAGGGGCAGCTAGAGCTGGACAGGTCGTCCATGGTTAGAGGGCCCGCCCATTGCTCTTGTTTAATCGCTGGCCTTTCGAGGTCAAACACGTCGACCAGCTGCTCCTCCATTGTCTTACTCTTAATCAAATGCCGGCGAGTCCATGACCCGCTGTCACCAGGTACTCCCACGCACACCGCTCGCTCCCTGACGAACATCATCACTGACACGCAAAGAGGACCACATTATCAGACAGCAGAGCAGCTTTCACGATTCGGGCTGGAGTGCTGGACACGGGGTCGAGAAACTCGGCAATGGTAACAGGGACGGAGCGAGAGATCTTTCCAAGCGCATGGAGTGACCAATGGCGGACGGAGAAGAAAATGCGATCCTGCGAGAGAATTCCCGGACATGTCGAGCTGTGAAGCTCGGCTCAGCTGGCCTGCACAGCTCCCCCCCTTTGGCTGACATGCCCCGAGAGACCGGGCAAATATTCCCCTGGCGATTTCGCTGGCGCCAAACCACCAGCAGCGCCatcgatcgacggcggcggcgtgcacggGGCCATGAGCTCCGAATCGCGCCCGGGATTAAAGAAATGGCTACGAGATGAGGCGCCCATCTGTCCGCACGATCGtctagctgctgctgcgcctGCACGAGCCAACGGCGAAAGGCGACAGCAGAATGAAGCTGCTCTTCTCGCCGCGGGAGGGATTACGCCGGGGAACAGCTGGACTCCGCCGTGCATGTTCCGTAGCAGGATCGGTACCTCGCGCAGCTCGAGCTCACACTCATTGGACGGGGAGGAGAAAGGTTAGGGAGACACGGCTCAATCATTGACCGGCCGGGAGGGAATTGGCGAGCTCGAGTAGGCTCAGCTCGGGCTAAAGCTCCCAGCTTTATTTTTTCGTTTGTTTTTTAGCTGACAGTCTGGTCGCCTCGGCTCTGAACGAAGCCTCCCTCCCCTGCCATCTTTTTGACATTTTTTTTGGTGACGAGTGCATAAACTTCATTTCAAGTGGCTAGAGCCCTATATACCCCCCCTCACACTTGGCCGGATCACCACAGCTTGCCCACCCAGGCCTCCCCTGCCCTGTCTGCTCATTTCTTGAACTGCCACCACACTGCAAATTCACGTCGACCAAAGAGCTAGTGTCTTCTTGCGCTTGAGCCAGGTGCAAGCAAAGGCCATGGGTGGCAAGCTGCTACTCGATGCCGGCCACGAGGCGGCACCGCCTACCCTGTCGAAGGTGGCCACCTCCGGCCTCCACGGCGAGGACTCCCCATACTTCGCCGGGTGGAAAGCCTACGACGAGAACCCCTACGACGCCGCCTCCAACCCGGGCGGCGTCATACAGATGGGCCTCGCCGAGAACCAGGTCTCGTTCGACCTCCTCGAGGGGTACCTCAGGGACCACCCGGAGGCGGCGGGctggggcggcgccgccgccggctcgggCGTCGCCAGCTTCAGGGACAACGCGCTGTTCCAGGACTACCACGGCCTCAAGGCCTTCAGGAAGGTGCGTGGCGTCGTGATCACGCGCTCTgggctctgctctgctcgcccGTCGGCCGGCGTCGTATAGATGATTGTACTATGTGGGCAAGTGCAACGTACTGACGGGCGGCGTCACTTGCTTGCAGGCCATGGCGAGCTTCATGGAGAAGATAAGGGGCGGCAAGGCGAGCTTTGACCCCGACCGCATCGTGCTCACcgccggcgcgacggcggccaaCGAGCTGCTCACCTTCATCCTGGCCAACCCGGGGGACGCGCTGCTCATCCCGACCCCTTACTACCCTGGGTAAGCTGCATACCCTGCATGCATGCACAGTGTTACCGTTACACTGCCACAGTGCTCTACACTTACGAGCTGCACTCTTGCTCTGACAACTCAACTGACATGGCGCGGctctgcttgatctgcagcttCGATAGGGACCTGAGGTGGAGGACGGGGGTGAACATCGTGCCGGTCCACTGCGACAGCGCGAACGGGTTCCAGGTCACCGTCGCCGCGCTCCAGGCGGCGTAtgacgaggccgaggccgcgggGATGCGCCCCCGCGTTGTCCTGCTCACCAACCCGTCCAACCCGCTCGGCACCACCGTGAAGCGGTCGGCCCTCGAGGGCGTGCTCGACTTCGTGTCCCGCAGGAACGTCCACCTCATCTCCGACGAGATCTACTCGGGCTCCGTCTTCGCGGCGCCGGACCTCGTCAGCGTGGCGGAGCTCGTCGaggcccgcgcgcgccgcggcggcggcgccgccgccgccgtagcggGGCGCGTGCACATCGTCTACAGCCTGTCCAAGGACCTGGGCCTCCCGGGGTTCCGCGTCGGCGTGGTCTACTCGTACAACGACGCCGTGGTCACCGCCGCGCGGCGCATGTCCAGCTTCACGCTCGTGTCGTCGCAGACGCAGAAGACGCTCGCCGCCATGCTCGCCGACGGCGCGTTCGCCGCCACCTACATCCGCACCAACCGCGACCGCCTCCGGGCGCGCCACGACCACATCGTCGCCGGGCTGGCCCGCGCCGACGTGCCGTGCCTGCGCGGCAATGCCGGGCTGTTCGTGTGGATGGACATGCGGCGGCTGCTCGCCGAGCccaccgtcgccggcgagctgagGCTGTGGGACCGGATGCTGCGCGAGGTGAAGCTCAACATCTCGCCGGGCTCGTCGTGCC contains:
- the LOC120710430 gene encoding 1-aminocyclopropane-1-carboxylate synthase 7-like; its protein translation is MGGKLLLDAGHEAAPPTLSKVATSGLHGEDSPYFAGWKAYDENPYDAASNPGGVIQMGLAENQVSFDLLEGYLRDHPEAAGWGGAAAGSGVASFRDNALFQDYHGLKAFRKAMASFMEKIRGGKASFDPDRIVLTAGATAANELLTFILANPGDALLIPTPYYPGFDRDLRWRTGVNIVPVHCDSANGFQVTVAALQAAYDEAEAAGMRPRVVLLTNPSNPLGTTVKRSALEGVLDFVSRRNVHLISDEIYSGSVFAAPDLVSVAELVEARARRGGGAAAAVAGRVHIVYSLSKDLGLPGFRVGVVYSYNDAVVTAARRMSSFTLVSSQTQKTLAAMLADGAFAATYIRTNRDRLRARHDHIVAGLARADVPCLRGNAGLFVWMDMRRLLAEPTVAGELRLWDRMLREVKLNISPGSSCHCSEPGWFRVCFANMSLDTLDVALARMSRFMDRWNKERTMSTQQEQN